The Tripterygium wilfordii isolate XIE 37 chromosome 5, ASM1340144v1, whole genome shotgun sequence DNA segment cATTCTAAAATCCAACCAAATAAGGGAATGAGTGATTCTCGCTCTCATTTTATGCTTTAAAATGCCAACCAAATACCCCGTAAACACTCGTAAATTTTTACACTAACCCAAACAAACATCACTAAACTATTCCATATATAGTTTAGAAAACAAGTTGCAAATTACAACAAATTAATGGTATAATCATCAAAGTTTATGAGATAAAGCTCTATAGCACTTGATTACAAAATACATAAGGTGGAAACCCTAACATAGTTTATTAGGAGTCCAAGGATAACAAATATCATATGAGTTACTAGTAGTATTAAACATGCATGGACCATTTGCTCTCACCATCCATTTACAGTCAAAACATAGAGGATTGTCCCTCTTGAAGACATAGATATCAAACCAGTGACATTCATTTGGCCAAAACATGGTGCACCTGTACCTTGTCTGGTATAAGATATTGGCATGGAAGCTAAACTGAAAGCTCTGTTGATACTGGAGGAAATACTCCCCTCGGTCTACCTCGTCGTTCATACAATCAACGTTAAGATCGATCCCAGAGCCCAAATCGTTGGTGATGTTGACATTGGTGTCGATGAAAAGTTCCGCATCGCTAAGATTTGCAAGAAGTAGGAAAGGTGTAAGGAACAAAATGTGTGGATccattttgtttgttatttgaGGAAAATGTGAGGCTACTCAGTTGATTTGGTTTGTCCATTTCTctgcattttatattttttataggTAAAATTAGGGTTTCCATGTATCAAATCCTCCTCATTTTGTCATGGATTGCCGGATAGGTACTAATATTGCCCTTCTAGAAAATAATATATTGTGGATATGCACTTATATTTGCTTTTTATGTAAAAGAATATACTTTTTGGAGAAAAGTTAATTTAGGTatataatgaaaaatattaatgaGTGTCCTAATAAGGATGAAAAAAtacattgaaacttgaaaaagattaGTAGTTTTCTAGACCTTCTTAATTTCTTTCAGAACCTCTAGTTTGCTCTCGTGACTAATCTCTCCATGCCTTAACGCACAAAACAATTACCAAAGAAAGcgaatgtattttaagttttaaaaaataggAATGTTCATTACACATGACATACTGTGATATGTTGTAGTAAATCCTTAACAAATGCCCCTAGGGCATCCATTAACACTATCCTTAATTTAAACATCATTTTTGCTTAGATAAAGATGGAAAATGTGCACTGAAATCTGAAAAAGATACGTATTTCAAGTTCAAAAAATTAAGTCAAAGAGTGTTCATCACACATGACATAATATTTCACACATGACATAATGTGATATGTTACAGTAAATTCTTAATTAGCACCCTTAGGGCACACATTATTAATACCCATATTGTACTATATTGAAAACAAACGCTCAAAATTTCTCGATAATCGAAAgaaccacccaacccaacatgcCCTTTGAACAATTGAGTGGACATAAACCTCGGACTGCTAGAACAAACCACATCACACTGGCAATAGGTAAGATTGGGCTGAAAAAAGGTAGCAATTATTATTGACAGAACAAAAATGGCtactaaggaaaaaaaaaagattgcacAGTCAAATACAGGTCAAAATAGAAATACAAGGGGACTAAATACAATCAATCACCCACAAAATGACATTATCTAGGGTGAAGGGCAAAGAGTATGCATAAGCATCATTTGTCATAAACTAAACTTCCACTGGGAAAGTTCCAACTTGTACATTTTCTTTAAGCATAGAATCAATTCAACTTGTGTCATTTCTTTATCTTATGTTTTCGGTCTCTAAATTACTATAGAGGGGAGAAAGGGGAAGACAATTAACACTCTGGTATAGTTCTTATCAGTTCTGAGACGAGACACGGGCCTCAAAGATCATCCAAATTCAGGTTGTCCGCGCTTGCTATCTAGTTCAAGGGCTAGAGAGGTTCTTGAGATCCTCCTCCTTAGCATACCAGCCTGGTATTATCTTCGACACACGAGGATAAAGATCCTTATAGGAATTTCTGATTGTCCCTTCAGCAACTCCTGTGGCATTTGAAATATCTGCATACGCGTAGAATCAACTATTTATTAGCACATGAATTTTATGTCAAAGCAACTGATAGTAAAGTCAACAACATTTTCTCGCCAAAAAATTCAGCTTGATCTTGTGAAAATTACTTCTAGTTCAGCCAGCAAGGTAACAATATTAAAAGTATAATAGAGAGAAGTCCACATTCAACGAAATTTTCTCGCACAATGAAAGCAAAGGCAAATTATCAAACCTCTAAGAGGCTTTTTGTCATCAGAAAGCTGAGTTATAATGTAAATAACAGCAGCCGCAATTGATATAGGGCTCCTCCTGCAAGAATATTTAGGGGTTAGCAACACCCAGAAGGGCAACAGGAGAAATGGAGACACATTTGAATTTCCACACATATAAAAGAAATGCACGACACATAAACCCTATCATAACACCAAGCACGAAATTTGtcagaatataattaaaaattaccTTATATCAAATTCTTCAGACTTCTGAACAGCTTCTTGCGCAGCTTTAACTGCTTGATTATTCATACCAAGATTTGAGCAGAAGCGCCTCTGAAAATAAAATTGGCACTAATGTTAGTGGGGATATCACTCAAAAcgtgaaacaaaaaagaggaagaaaagtAACTGACCATGAAGTCCCCAGCATGTATTGTTCCCATCTCCACCGATTGACCGGTCTCCAACCCCAGTTGTTTCACAATGTATTCTTTTGCTCGGCCAATTTCCTTCTTTGTGGCTCCATTGGCCACAGAGCAAATTTCTAGATGAAACCAGAGGTTCAGGGGAGTCCATACAAAGGGATAGATAAATTGAAGCATCCAGATGTTAAAAGAATCTTAAGCAGTACCCTTAACAGTTCGTGGCTTATCTTCTTGACGACAAGCAATGTACAGACAAGCAGCCAATAAGGCATCCTGATTTCTTCCTCGACTTGACTTTTGGTCCTCCACTTTCTTATAGATCTCATTTGCACGGTCCTTCAAAATATCACCAGATACAAaaattttaagaacatgcaCATCAAACTGAATAATAAAGATCTAATGAAGCAAAACAATATGACTCCTGGATTAGTTGATCCCCAATTCCCCAAGGCCAACTTCCACCTCACATCATTTTTCATCTAAAAGAAGAAGACCGTATAATGTTTCTTGATTTTCGTTGATCGAGAATCAGGGATCCAAATTAGAGTTCGATTCTGTCTCCAGGATAATACAAACACAGTAAAGTCAAACCAAtactaacaagtaacaaccaCTACTCATCCTTCACAAAAACTGAAAGTTGTAAATGAGTATGTTCCTCCAAAACTATGTGCAATTTGTATGACTATCAGTTTTCACAAGACTGCAAAAACAGGAAGAAGCATACCTTGATAGTTGCAACAAGGCCTAACCTGAAACACAAATGTCAATTGTATTAGTACTATTTCCACAACAATTAGTGTCTTTGAACATGTACTTTATAAAAACATATTTACATAGGTGCGTGTACAACATTTTGACAATATGGCATCAACAATTCATTTATTATGTGGATTAATAAATTTTCTAATGGACAAACACGCACTGATAGAGGACGAAACAGCGCACAATTTTTAAGTTTACATCACATTAGCAATTCTTCTATTTTTTACAATTGTAGCTGAGCGGGAGCATATGACCTCATGCAATTTGAATAGAAAGATCTGCCGTTGATCGTATGCAGACAGGTGCAAACAGAAATACAACTGTCaattttgaaacacaacttACGCCAAAAGCTTAAGCTGATGGGAAGGGAGAATCTTTGTCTATTATATATTACTCTAACACTCCCTCACTTTTAGGAGGGAGAAAACCTTTAATTTGAGAGGCTTAACAAGTGCAGCAATTTACTTTTCTCAAGCAGGAGGCTGCCAGTTTTGAGCCATGAACCTAGCACTTGCCAAAGGCCTCAAATACCATGTTGAACACAACTTATCCCTAGAAGCTTAAGTTAATGGAGGAGAACCCTTATGTTTTATACGTTACTCTAATACAGAAACAGTTTGGCCAACGCCAAAGGCCTCAAATACCATGTTGAACACAACTTATCCCTAAAAGCTTTAGCTAATGGAGGAGAACCCTTATGTTTTATATGTTACTCTAATATAGAAACAATTTGGCTAATGCGTATGCCCATCAGTATCAAGATGCTGAAATACAATTCCAGCAAGCACACTACTGGGAAGTTTGTTCAGTCATTTTAAAAAAGGTCGAGTTTGGTAGGGAAACCAAACTTGGTgtgactttaaaaaaaaagaaagaaaaagaagaggaaagtcGGTGAGCTTTCGAAATGGTTTTTGGTGTGGTACTGAGGCCTTAGAGTTTGTCTAACCTTTCCATTTTTGTGCTAGCTAAGAATAAAGATGCCATGGTGGAGAAAACTGACCAGTTTAAAATAGTAGTATTAGCTTTTGGATTGCAAGATACATCTTATCACCAATTTCAATggtgatatattatatttacatGACCATTCCTCATGTTGCTGCTTCTCTGTAAAGGGTGTGAGGAATTCTAAGAGTGAAAGACTATTACAgcattctttcaaaaaaaaataaaaaataggaaGAGCAATAGAAGAATTTCCCAGTAAACCCACTAAGAAATCATAGATTTCCACTGACAGCCAGTAAGAACTGCTCATGCATGAATCACCAATGTTTTAAGCAAAATGTCTCAttaaaagagaacaaaaacaaaacctgCATAAGAAACTCTTATAAAACCTGACGTCTGATTCAATTCATAATCTCTTCTTAGTTGCCAAAACTGCCAGACCAACCAAGCACTAGTACAACAGCAC contains these protein-coding regions:
- the LOC119998125 gene encoding transcription initiation factor IIB-2-like, whose translation is MADSFCSDCKKHTEVVSDHSAGDTVCSECGLVLESHSIDETSEWRTFANESGDNDPVRVGGPTNPLLADGGLSTVIAKPNGSSGDFLSSSLGRWQNRGSNPDRGLILAFKTIATMSDRLGLVATIKDRANEIYKKVEDQKSSRGRNQDALLAACLYIACRQEDKPRTVKEICSVANGATKKEIGRAKEYIVKQLGLETGQSVEMGTIHAGDFMRRFCSNLGMNNQAVKAAQEAVQKSEEFDIRRSPISIAAAVIYIITQLSDDKKPLRDISNATGVAEGTIRNSYKDLYPRVSKIIPGWYAKEEDLKNLSSP